The following are encoded together in the Panthera leo isolate Ple1 chromosome B4, P.leo_Ple1_pat1.1, whole genome shotgun sequence genome:
- the FZD8 gene encoding frizzled-8 gives MEWGYLLEVTSLLAALALLQRSSGAAAASAKELACQEITVPLCKGIGYNYTYMPNQFNHDTQDEAGLEVHQFWPLVEIQCSPDLKFFLCSMYTPICLEDYKKPLPPCRSVCERAKAGCAPLMRQYGFAWPDRMRCDRLPEQGNPDTLCMDYNRTDLTTAAPNPPRRLPPPPPGEQPPSGSGHGRPPGARPPSRGRGGGGVDAAAPPTRGGGGGGGGGKARPPGGGSAPCEPGCQCRAPMVSVSSERHPLYNRVKTGQIANCALPCHNPFFSQDERAFTVFWIGLWSVLCFVSTFATVSTFLIDMERFKYPERPIIFLSACYLFVSVGYLVRLVAGHEKVACSGGAPGAGGTGGAGGAAAAAGAGAAGAGAGGPGGRGEYEELGAVEQHVRYETTGPALCTVVFLLVYFFGMASSIWWVILSLTWFLAAGMKWGNEAIAGYSQYFHLAAWLVPSVKSIAVLALSSVDGDPVAGICYVGNQSLDNLRGFVLAPLVIYLFIGTMFLLAGFVSLFRIRSVIKQQGGPTKTHKLEKLMIRLGLFTVLYTVPAAVVVACLFYEQHNRPRWEATHNCPCLRDLQPDQARRPDYAVFMLKYFMCLVVGITSGVWVWSGKTLESWRALCTRCCWASKGASGGAGAGAAGGGGVPGGGGGVGSGGGGVPGGGAGSLYSDVSTGLTWRSGTASSVSYPKQMPLSQV, from the coding sequence ATGGAGTGGGGTTACCTGTTGGAAGTGACCTCTTTGCTGGCCGCCTTGGCGCTGTTGCAGCGCTCGAGCGGTGCGGCGGCTGCCTCGGCTAAGGAGCTGGCTTGCCAAGAGATCACCGTGCCGCTGTGCAAGGGCATCGGCTACAACTACACGTACATGCCCAACCAGTTCAACCACGACACGCAGGACGAGGCGGGCCTTGAGGTGCACCAGTTCTGGCCGCTAGTAGAGATCCAGTGCTCGCCCGACCTCAAGTTCTTCCTGTGCAGCATGTACACGCCCATCTGCCTGGAGGACTACAAGAAGCCCCTGCCTCCTTGCCGCTCGGTCTGCGAGCGCGCCAAGGCCGGCTGCGCACCCCTCATGCGCCAGTACGGCTTCGCCTGGCCCGATCGCATGCGCTGCGACCGGCTGCCGGAGCAGGGCAACCCCGACACGCTGTGCATGGACTACAACCGCACCGACCTCACCACAGCCGCACCCAATCCGCCGCGCCgcctgccgccgccgcccccgggtGAGCAGCCGCCCTCCGGCAGTGGCCACGGCCGCCCGCCCGGGGCCAGGCCCCCGTCCCGCGGCAGGGGCGGTGGCGGCGTGGACGCAGCGGCGCCCCCcacgcgcggcggcggcggcggcggcggcggcgggaagGCGCGGCCCCCTGGCGGCGGCTCCGCTCCCTGCGAGCCGGGCTGCCAGTGCCGCGCGCCCATGGTGAGCGTGTCCAGCGAGCGGCACCCCCTCTACAACCGCGTCAAGACCGGCCAGATTGCCAACTGCGCGCTGCCCTGCCACAACCCCTTCTTCAGCCAGGACGAACGCGCCTTCACCGTCTTCTGGATCGGCCTGTGGTCTGTGCTGTGCTTCGTGTCCACCTTCGCCACCGTCTCCACCTTCCTCATCGACATGGAACGCTTCAAGTATCCTGAGCGGCCCATTATCTTCCTGTCGGCCTGCTACCTCTTCGTGTCCGTCGGCTACCTGGTACGCCTGGTGGCGGGCCACGAGAAGGTGGCGTGCAGCGGCGGCGCGCCCGGAGCGGGCGGTACGGGAGGCgcgggcggcgcggcggcggcagcgggcgcgggcgcggcgggcgcgggcgcgggtgGCCCTGGCGGGCGCGGCGAGTACGAAGAACTGGGCGCTGTGGAGCAGCACGTGCGCTACGAGACCACGGGCCCGGCGCTGTGCACCGTGGTCTTCTTGCTCGTGTACTTCTTCGGCATGGCCAGCTCCATCTGGTGGGTGATCCTGTCGCTCACGTGGTTCCTGGCGGCGGGCATGAAATGGGGCAATGAGGCCATCGCTGGCTACTCGCAGTACTTCCACCTGGCCGCGTGGCTCGTGCCCAGCGTCAAGTCTATCGCCGTCCTGGCGCTCAGCTCCGTGGACGGCGACCCGGTGGCCGGCATCTGCTACGTGGGCAACCAGAGCCTCGACAACCTGCGCGGCTTCGTGCTAGCGCCGCTCGTCATCTACCTCTTCATCGGCACCATGTTCCTGCTGGCCGGCTTCGTGTCGCTCTTCCGCATCCGCTCAGTCATCAAGCAGCAGGGCGGCCCCACCAAGACGCACAAACTGGAGAAGCTCATGATCCGCCTGGGTCTCTTCACCGTACTCTACACCGTGCCCGCCGCCGTCGTGGTCGCCTGCCTCTTCTATGAGCAGCACAACCGCCCGCGCTGGGAGGCCACGCACAACTGCCCGTGTCTGCGGGACCTGCAGCCAGACCAAGCGCGCCGGCCCGACTACGCCGTCTTCATGCTCAAGTACTTCATGTGCCTCGTGGTGGGCATCACCTCGGGCGTGTGGGTCTGGTCCGGCAAGACTCTCGAATCGTGGCGCGCCCTGTGCACCCGCTGCTGCTGGGCCAGCAAGGGTGCTTCGGGGGGCGCAGGCGCTGGGGCCgcaggggggggtggggtgccggGAGGTGGTGGGGGCGTGGGGTCCGGTGGGGGCGGGGTCCCGGGCGGTGGGGCGGGATCCCTCTACAGCGACGTCAGCACCGGCCTGACGTGGCGATCTGGCACGGCCAGCTCCGTGTCTTATCCAAAGCAAATGCCATTGTCCCAGGTCtga